A DNA window from Phoenix dactylifera cultivar Barhee BC4 chromosome 13, palm_55x_up_171113_PBpolish2nd_filt_p, whole genome shotgun sequence contains the following coding sequences:
- the LOC103706673 gene encoding uncharacterized protein LOC103706673 isoform X3: MPPEPVPWDRKDFVFKDRKHERGAGSDALGGGSSSSTTRWREPYHGPRDFPRASPRRPPPGQYRQGGGYHQLYPENPGAHGCTPSRSDRFWLEDEGFRPSSGRYGGGGGRSSSGGSRESRGSFRRSPYWDSGDFSRQQHHDPPVTAQRSVAVPISPASQPPLKDQNDKTGGAVDDGSGTGHRFDRDHSLGAMSWKPLKWSRAGSLSSTKTGRSESEETGLEVLVPTGKETPIRSPVTSPVPSDEGASKKKPRLGWGQGLAKYEKQKVEGSLDVSGTAAKGALNETSPKVVGLAGCPSPATPGSVTCSSSPAGIEEKPCSKVVNGDNDTSHYGVSPEEFSNKLGHMEGNPINMLTTLLADLWQPDDAFAGDCTFSRQTAMNKLLLLKEDISKELEKTEWEIDLFENELKSLNTDPENDPRQSSVTSPANIAPELCIASSNVASKDSNPSKDHEFTSSAVTLVENDALPTIALNEHDAELKGVDVDSLQAVLSRFNNSASSRKGVCDHETEKLAECSKIVENDRFKVPEIQHFVLSDDVERTATVCDLGDGSRGEAGSSNDNGNSEASLHGKTDCNLITLIMASNRDAAKKASQVFHKAWPTSPPQLDVWGSDKLLSHRQNDHRIKEKLAIHKRLLKFKERVLTLKFRALHHLWKEDLRLLSIRKLRTKSSRRFELSSRASQGGSQKQRCSIRSRFALPGNLTLVPTTEIVEFTSKLLSDSQIKLYRNNLKMPSLILDEKERKQTKFKTHNGLIEDPNSFEKERAMINPWTQGEKEVFMEMLATFGKDFTKISSFLNHKTTADCIEFYYKNHKSESFREVKKRLNLKKQWQRLPTSSYLGTSGKKWNREVNAASLDMLGAASVVAAHSNGNVMSQQRYAGHGAHHGLKVSCGSYGSLDKVRCVEIPGHERETVAADVLAGICGALEAMSSCVTSAVDPVEKMNYTAKERPLTPEVTQNFDEDDTCSDEGCGELDSGDWTDEEKSMFIRALSMYGKDFAMISRCVGTRSREQCKIFFSKARKCLGLDVIYQGTGNGGMPMNDTNGGRSDTDDAYAAEMDSAICSTQSCSKMDTDVSQSVANISSEGFVHAASTPLQAETDKSSEQDVVGGINLEEDEGKVDKQASVLHDNKLASEVGNPQAMQDADAALRCNASVQHEAVVSVDAEMKMEGRSPIVSPVEPFLMVCMEVESKSHVDDVVEQKDTGGSADVSKKEVDVSLLVPETGSRNRQQSVDLGATNSGTICSVSDSEADANALHPGSKDDVCPRSTFAPIYHHQIQLDLLPCLQNKPQGFSLKQENPHSVPLNSLLPDPSSACFEGPRLVASQATSNFEEQGNKRHQNPVARELYQVDQPLHMMRNPSLNQVDQPLHILRGYPLQVLNPVEKEADPLIGENAVFMESHPKRNGVSQSNQFFTSEMYGDHCNGSNLSHLTPGVLFPPRNEAQPEAQLKHCSQNSCSEPEEQAHPTGDVKLFGKIICHPSSSQKSNSSSHDCNSKPSSPKMNRSSNLKSSNGGRAGALFASRPGSSGHGGLGELPLRSYGFWDGNRIQAGFSSLPDSAVMLAKYQGSLAGMSFYSAKESVPSRNRILTDYQQSYMQHLSSDEKRLQSFCELQKRNGIETVSGFQQQGRVARLGSNMVGGGILGSGSGGGGGSGGGGVSDPVAALKMHYAARAKVLSGELESWRGDIGGR, from the exons CCGGAGCAGCAGTGGAGGCAGCAGGGAGAGCCGGGGATCTTTCCGGCGGTCCCCTTATTGGGATTCCGGCGACTTCTCTCGGCAGCAGCATCACGACCCCCCTGTGACCGCTCAGAGGTCAGTCGCAGTTCCGATCTCCCCCGCATCTCAACCTCCCTTAAAAGATCAGAATGATAAGACCGGTGGTGCTGTCGATGATGGCTCGGGCACAGGCCACAGATTCGATCGGGACCATTCGTTGGGTGCGATGTCGTGGAAGCCCCTCAAGTGGAGCCGTGCCGGTAGCCTTTCCTCCACGAAGACTGGTAGATCTGAGTCGGAGGAGACCGGTCTTGAGGTGTTGGTTCCTACTGGGAAGGAGACTCCGATCCGATCTCCAGTAACGTCTCCTGTGCCTTCTGATGAGGGTGCTTCTAAAAAGAAGCCGCGTCTTGGGTGGGGCCAGGGGTTGGCAAAGTATGAGAAGCAGAAGGTGGAAGGATCTCTAGATGTTTCTGGGACTGCTGCCAAGGGAGCTCTTAATGAAACAAGCCCGAAAGTTGTGGGTCTTGCCGGATGCCCCTCTCCCGCAACTCCAGGATCAGTTACTTGCAGTTCATCTCCAG CAGGCATAGAGGAGAAGCCTTGCAGCAAGGTAGTGAATGGTGATAATGATACAAGTCATTATGGGGTTTCACCTGAGGAATTCTCAAATAAGTTAGGTCATATGGAGGGTAATCCTATTAACATGCTGACAACCCTGCTTGCTGATTTGTGGCAACCTGATGATGCTTTTGCTGGGGATTGCACTTTCTCAAGACAAACTGCTATGAATAAGTTGCTGTTATTAAAAGAAGATATTTCTAAGGAATTGGAGAAAACTGAATGGGAAATTGATTTGTTTGAAAATGAGCTCAAGTCCCTCAATACTGATCCAGAAAATGATCCTCGTCAAAGTTCTGTTACATCGCCAGCTAATATTGCACCAGAACTTTGTATAGCATCATCTAATGTTGCATCAAAAGATTCTAATCCTTCAAAGGATCATGAATTTACTTCCTCAGCAGTAACATTAGTAGAGAATGATGCCCTACCTACCATTGCCTTAAATGAACATGATGCTGAACTTAAAGGTGTAGATGTGGATAGCCTACAGGCTGTGTTATCGAGATTTAACAATTCAGCATCCTCCAGAAAGGGAGTTTGTGATCATGAGACTGAAAAATTGGCTGAATGCTCCAAGATTGTTGAGAATGACAGGTTCAAGGTCCCAGAAAtccaacattttgtattatcagATGATGTGGAAAGAACTGCAACTGTATGCGATCTTGGAGATGGGAGTCGTGGAGAGGCAGGAAGTAGCAATGATAATGGTAACTCTGAAGCAAGCTTACATGGAAAGACAGACTGTAATTTAATAACCTTAATTATGGCTTCTAACAGGGATGCTGCAAAAAAAGCTTCACAGGTATTTCATAAGGCATGGCCGACTAGTCCACCTCAGTTAGATGTTTGGGGATCAGATAAACTTTTGTCGCACAGGCAAAATGATCAcagaatcaaagaaaagcttgctATTCACAAGCGCTTGCTGAAATTCAAAGAGCGTGTTCTTACTCTTAAATTCAGGGCGCTCCACCATTTGTGGAAGGAGGATCTGCGATTGCTTTCTATAAGAAAACTTCGTACAAAGTCAAGTAGGCGTTTTGAATTAAGTAGTCGTGCATCACAGGGTGGTTCTCAAAAGCAACGTTGTTCTATCCGATCCCGTTTTGCATTGCCTG GTAATTTAACTCTCGTTCCAACCACAGAAATAGTAGAATTTACAAGCAAGTTGCTGTCAGATTCCCAAATCAAGCTTTACAGGAATAATCTGAAGATGCCATCTCTAATTTTGgatgagaaggagaggaagcaaacaaagtttaaaacacatAATGGATTAATAGAAGATCCAAATTCCTTTGAGAAGGAAAGAGCGATGATAAACCCATGGACGCAAGGAGAAAAAGAAGTCTTCATGGAGATGCTTGCCACATTTGGTAAAGATTTTACAaagatttcttcttttcttaaccACAAAACAACAGCAGACTGCATTGAGTTTTATTACAAGAACCATAAGTCTGAAAGTTTCAGAGAAGTTAAGAAACGGCTAAATCTTAAAAAGCAGTGGCAACGCTTACCCACCAGCAGTTATCTTGGAACATCAGGAAAGAAGTGGAATCGCGAGGTAAATGCTGCTTCGCTAGATATGTTGGGGGCTGCGTCAGTGGTAGCCGCACACAGCAATGGTAATGTAATGAGCCAACAAAGGTATGCTGGACATGGAGCCCATCATGGCTTGAAAGTGTCTTGTGGGAGTTATGGATCATTGGACAAGGTTAGATGTGTTGAAATACCGGGGCATGAGAGAGAAACTGTAGCTGCTGATGTCTTGGCGGGCATATGTGGTGCTCTAGAGGCAATGAGCTCTTGTGTTACCAGTGCTGTTGACCCTGTTGAGAAGATGAACTACACGGCAAAGGAGCGGCCCTTGACTCCAGAAGTTACTCAGAACTTTGATGAGGACGACACTTGTTCGGATGAAGGCTGTGGTGAATTGGACTCAGGTGATTGGACTGATGAGGAGAAGTCCATGTTTATTCGAGCTTTGAGCATGTATGGCAAAGATTTTGCCATGATCTCACGGTGTGTGGGGACAAGATCGAGGGAGCAGTGCAAGATCTTCTTTAGCAAAGCTAGAAAATGCCTTGGTCTGGATGTGATCTATCAAGGAACTGGCAATGGGGGAATGCCAATGAATGATACAAATGGAGGAAGGAGTGATACTGATGATGCTTATGCTGCTGAGATGGATTCAGCAATTTGCAGTACACAGTCTTGTTCCAAAATGGATACTGATGTATCTCAGTCTGTGGCCAACATTAGCAGTGAAGGGTTTGTTCATGCAGCAAGCACCCCCCTGCAGGCTGAAACTGATAAATCAAGTGAACAGGATGTGGTGGGAGGAATAAATTTGGAGGAAGATGAAGGGAAGGTTGATAAGCAGGCATCTGTTCTTCATGATAATAAGCTGGCGAGTGAAGTGGGCAATCCTCAAGCTATGCAGGATGCTGATGCTGCATTAAGATGTAATGCATCTGTACAGCATGAAGCTGTAGTGAGTGTTGATGCAGAAATGAAGATGGAGGGAAGGAGTCCTATTGTTTCACCAGTTGAACCTTTCTTGATGGTATGTATGGAAGTTGAGTCCAAATCACACGTTGATGATGTGGTCGAGCAAAAAGATACTGGAGGATCGGCTGATGTGTCGAAAAAGGAAGTGGATGTTTCATTACTGGTGCCTGAGACTGGGTCAAGGAATAGACAGCAGTCGGTAGACTTAGGTGCAACTAACAGTGGCACAATTTGCTCTGTAAGTGATTCCGAGGCAGATGCAAATGCTTTGCACCCAGGAAGTAAAGATGATGTTTGCCCCAGATCGACATTTGCCCCCATCTACCACCATCAGATACAACTGGATTTACTCCCATGTCTACAGAATAAACCTCAGGGCTTCTCATTGAAGCAGGAGAATCCCCATTCTGTACCATTGAACTCATTGTTGCCTGATCCATCTTCTGCTTGCTTTGAGGGCCCCCGTCTTGTAGCTTCCCAGGCTACTTCGAATTTTGAGGAGCAGGGGAACAAGCGACATCAGAATCCTGTAGCCAGAGAGCTGTACCAGGTTGATCAGCCCTTGCATATGATGAGAAATCCATCACTGAATCAGGTCGATCAGCCCTTGCATATTCTCAGAGGTTATCCGCTGCAGGTGTTAAATCCTGTCGAGAAAGAAGCAGATCCTCTGATCGGCGAGAATGCAGTTTTCATGGAAAGCCACCCCAAGAGAAATGGGGTTTCCCAATCGAATCAGTTCTTTACATCAGAGATGTATGGCGACCATTGCAATGGTTCAAACCTTTCCCATTTGACGCCAGGGGTACTATTTCCCCCAAGGAATGAGGCCCAACCAGAAGCTCAGCTAAAACATTGCTCTCAGAATTCTTGCTCTGAGCCTGAGGAGCAGGCACACCCAACTGGGGATGTCAAACTGTTTGGGAAAATTATCTGCCATCCGTCGTCCTCACAAAAATCGAATTCTTCTTCACATGACTGCAACAGCAAGCCCTCCTCGCCGAAAATGAACAGGTCTTCGAATTTGAAATCATCAAATGGTGGAAGAGCTGGTGCACTGTTTGCATCTAGGCCTGGAAGTAGTGGCCACGGGGGTCTGGGGGAACTGCCGCTAAGAAGTTATGGCTTCTGGGATGGGAATAGAATACAGGCTGGGTTCTCATCCTTGCCAGACTCTGCTGTTATGCTGGCAAAATATCAAGGATCACTGGCAGGAATGTCATTTTACTCAGCCAAAGAGAGTGTTCCCAGCCGCAATAGGATTTTGACGGACTATCAGCAGTCTTATATGCAGCACCTGTCATCGGACGAGAAGCGGCTTCAGAGCTTCTGTGAGCTGCAGAAGAGGAATGGGATTGAGACGGTTTCAGGGTTCCAGCAGCAAGGGAGGGTTGCAAGGTTAGGATCCAACATGGTGGGGGGAGGAATACTCGGCAGCGGCAGCGGCGGTGGTGGCGGCAGTGGTGGTGGAGGGGTGTCAGATCCTGTGGCTGCCTTAAAAATGCATTATGCCGCAAGGGCCAAGGTGCTTAGCGGTGAATTAGAGTCATGGAGGGGAGATATTGGTGGGAGATAG
- the LOC103706673 gene encoding uncharacterized protein LOC103706673 isoform X1, which produces MPPEPVPWDRKDFVFKDRKHERGAGSDALGGGSSSSTTRWREPYHGPRDFPRASPRRPPPGQYRQGGGYHQLYPENPGAHGCTPSRSDRFWLEDEGFRPSSGRYGGGGGRSSSGGSRESRGSFRRSPYWDSGDFSRQQHHDPPVTAQRSVAVPISPASQPPLKDQNDKTGGAVDDGSGTGHRFDRDHSLGAMSWKPLKWSRAGSLSSTKTGRSESEETGLEVLVPTGKETPIRSPVTSPVPSDEGASKKKPRLGWGQGLAKYEKQKVEGSLDVSGTAAKGALNETSPKVVGLAGCPSPATPGSVTCSSSPAGIEEKPCSKVVNGDNDTSHYGVSPEEFSNKLGHMEGNPINMLTTLLADLWQPDDAFAGDCTFSRQTAMNKLLLLKEDISKELEKTEWEIDLFENELKSLNTDPENDPRQSSVTSPANIAPELCIASSNVASKDSNPSKDHEFTSSAVTLVENDALPTIALNEHDAELKGVDVDSLQAVLSRFNNSASSRKGVCDHETEKLAECSKIVENDRFKVPEIQHFVLSDDVERTATVCDLGDGSRGEAGSSNDNGNSEASLHGKTDCNLITLIMASNRDAAKKASQVFHKAWPTSPPQLDVWGSDKLLSHRQNDHRIKEKLAIHKRLLKFKERVLTLKFRALHHLWKEDLRLLSIRKLRTKSSRRFELSSRASQGGSQKQRCSIRSRFALPAGNLTLVPTTEIVEFTSKLLSDSQIKLYRNNLKMPSLILDEKERKQTKFKTHNGLIEDPNSFEKERAMINPWTQGEKEVFMEMLATFGKDFTKISSFLNHKTTADCIEFYYKNHKSESFREVKKRLNLKKQWQRLPTSSYLGTSGKKWNREVNAASLDMLGAASVVAAHSNGNVMSQQRYAGHGAHHGLKVSCGSYGSLDKVRCVEIPGHERETVAADVLAGICGALEAMSSCVTSAVDPVEKMNYTAKERPLTPEVTQNFDEDDTCSDEGCGELDSGDWTDEEKSMFIRALSMYGKDFAMISRCVGTRSREQCKIFFSKARKCLGLDVIYQGTGNGGMPMNDTNGGRSDTDDAYAAEMDSAICSTQSCSKMDTDVSQSVANISSEGFVHAASTPLQAETDKSSEQDVVGGINLEEDEGKVDKQASVLHDNKLASEVGNPQAMQDADAALRCNASVQHEAVVSVDAEMKMEGRSPIVSPVEPFLMVCMEVESKSHVDDVVEQKDTGGSADVSKKEVDVSLLVPETGSRNRQQSVDLGATNSGTICSVSDSEADANALHPGSKDDVCPRSTFAPIYHHQIQLDLLPCLQNKPQGFSLKQENPHSVPLNSLLPDPSSACFEGPRLVASQATSNFEEQGNKRHQNPVARELYQVDQPLHMMRNPSLNQVDQPLHILRGYPLQVLNPVEKEADPLIGENAVFMESHPKRNGVSQSNQFFTSEMYGDHCNGSNLSHLTPGVLFPPRNEAQPEAQLKHCSQNSCSEPEEQAHPTGDVKLFGKIICHPSSSQKSNSSSHDCNSKPSSPKMNRSSNLKSSNGGRAGALFASRPGSSGHGGLGELPLRSYGFWDGNRIQAGFSSLPDSAVMLAKYQGSLAGMSFYSAKESVPSRNRILTDYQQSYMQHLSSDEKRLQSFCELQKRNGIETVSGFQQQGRVARLGSNMVGGGILGSGSGGGGGSGGGGVSDPVAALKMHYAARAKVLSGELESWRGDIGGR; this is translated from the exons CCGGAGCAGCAGTGGAGGCAGCAGGGAGAGCCGGGGATCTTTCCGGCGGTCCCCTTATTGGGATTCCGGCGACTTCTCTCGGCAGCAGCATCACGACCCCCCTGTGACCGCTCAGAGGTCAGTCGCAGTTCCGATCTCCCCCGCATCTCAACCTCCCTTAAAAGATCAGAATGATAAGACCGGTGGTGCTGTCGATGATGGCTCGGGCACAGGCCACAGATTCGATCGGGACCATTCGTTGGGTGCGATGTCGTGGAAGCCCCTCAAGTGGAGCCGTGCCGGTAGCCTTTCCTCCACGAAGACTGGTAGATCTGAGTCGGAGGAGACCGGTCTTGAGGTGTTGGTTCCTACTGGGAAGGAGACTCCGATCCGATCTCCAGTAACGTCTCCTGTGCCTTCTGATGAGGGTGCTTCTAAAAAGAAGCCGCGTCTTGGGTGGGGCCAGGGGTTGGCAAAGTATGAGAAGCAGAAGGTGGAAGGATCTCTAGATGTTTCTGGGACTGCTGCCAAGGGAGCTCTTAATGAAACAAGCCCGAAAGTTGTGGGTCTTGCCGGATGCCCCTCTCCCGCAACTCCAGGATCAGTTACTTGCAGTTCATCTCCAG CAGGCATAGAGGAGAAGCCTTGCAGCAAGGTAGTGAATGGTGATAATGATACAAGTCATTATGGGGTTTCACCTGAGGAATTCTCAAATAAGTTAGGTCATATGGAGGGTAATCCTATTAACATGCTGACAACCCTGCTTGCTGATTTGTGGCAACCTGATGATGCTTTTGCTGGGGATTGCACTTTCTCAAGACAAACTGCTATGAATAAGTTGCTGTTATTAAAAGAAGATATTTCTAAGGAATTGGAGAAAACTGAATGGGAAATTGATTTGTTTGAAAATGAGCTCAAGTCCCTCAATACTGATCCAGAAAATGATCCTCGTCAAAGTTCTGTTACATCGCCAGCTAATATTGCACCAGAACTTTGTATAGCATCATCTAATGTTGCATCAAAAGATTCTAATCCTTCAAAGGATCATGAATTTACTTCCTCAGCAGTAACATTAGTAGAGAATGATGCCCTACCTACCATTGCCTTAAATGAACATGATGCTGAACTTAAAGGTGTAGATGTGGATAGCCTACAGGCTGTGTTATCGAGATTTAACAATTCAGCATCCTCCAGAAAGGGAGTTTGTGATCATGAGACTGAAAAATTGGCTGAATGCTCCAAGATTGTTGAGAATGACAGGTTCAAGGTCCCAGAAAtccaacattttgtattatcagATGATGTGGAAAGAACTGCAACTGTATGCGATCTTGGAGATGGGAGTCGTGGAGAGGCAGGAAGTAGCAATGATAATGGTAACTCTGAAGCAAGCTTACATGGAAAGACAGACTGTAATTTAATAACCTTAATTATGGCTTCTAACAGGGATGCTGCAAAAAAAGCTTCACAGGTATTTCATAAGGCATGGCCGACTAGTCCACCTCAGTTAGATGTTTGGGGATCAGATAAACTTTTGTCGCACAGGCAAAATGATCAcagaatcaaagaaaagcttgctATTCACAAGCGCTTGCTGAAATTCAAAGAGCGTGTTCTTACTCTTAAATTCAGGGCGCTCCACCATTTGTGGAAGGAGGATCTGCGATTGCTTTCTATAAGAAAACTTCGTACAAAGTCAAGTAGGCGTTTTGAATTAAGTAGTCGTGCATCACAGGGTGGTTCTCAAAAGCAACGTTGTTCTATCCGATCCCGTTTTGCATTGCCTG CAGGTAATTTAACTCTCGTTCCAACCACAGAAATAGTAGAATTTACAAGCAAGTTGCTGTCAGATTCCCAAATCAAGCTTTACAGGAATAATCTGAAGATGCCATCTCTAATTTTGgatgagaaggagaggaagcaaacaaagtttaaaacacatAATGGATTAATAGAAGATCCAAATTCCTTTGAGAAGGAAAGAGCGATGATAAACCCATGGACGCAAGGAGAAAAAGAAGTCTTCATGGAGATGCTTGCCACATTTGGTAAAGATTTTACAaagatttcttcttttcttaaccACAAAACAACAGCAGACTGCATTGAGTTTTATTACAAGAACCATAAGTCTGAAAGTTTCAGAGAAGTTAAGAAACGGCTAAATCTTAAAAAGCAGTGGCAACGCTTACCCACCAGCAGTTATCTTGGAACATCAGGAAAGAAGTGGAATCGCGAGGTAAATGCTGCTTCGCTAGATATGTTGGGGGCTGCGTCAGTGGTAGCCGCACACAGCAATGGTAATGTAATGAGCCAACAAAGGTATGCTGGACATGGAGCCCATCATGGCTTGAAAGTGTCTTGTGGGAGTTATGGATCATTGGACAAGGTTAGATGTGTTGAAATACCGGGGCATGAGAGAGAAACTGTAGCTGCTGATGTCTTGGCGGGCATATGTGGTGCTCTAGAGGCAATGAGCTCTTGTGTTACCAGTGCTGTTGACCCTGTTGAGAAGATGAACTACACGGCAAAGGAGCGGCCCTTGACTCCAGAAGTTACTCAGAACTTTGATGAGGACGACACTTGTTCGGATGAAGGCTGTGGTGAATTGGACTCAGGTGATTGGACTGATGAGGAGAAGTCCATGTTTATTCGAGCTTTGAGCATGTATGGCAAAGATTTTGCCATGATCTCACGGTGTGTGGGGACAAGATCGAGGGAGCAGTGCAAGATCTTCTTTAGCAAAGCTAGAAAATGCCTTGGTCTGGATGTGATCTATCAAGGAACTGGCAATGGGGGAATGCCAATGAATGATACAAATGGAGGAAGGAGTGATACTGATGATGCTTATGCTGCTGAGATGGATTCAGCAATTTGCAGTACACAGTCTTGTTCCAAAATGGATACTGATGTATCTCAGTCTGTGGCCAACATTAGCAGTGAAGGGTTTGTTCATGCAGCAAGCACCCCCCTGCAGGCTGAAACTGATAAATCAAGTGAACAGGATGTGGTGGGAGGAATAAATTTGGAGGAAGATGAAGGGAAGGTTGATAAGCAGGCATCTGTTCTTCATGATAATAAGCTGGCGAGTGAAGTGGGCAATCCTCAAGCTATGCAGGATGCTGATGCTGCATTAAGATGTAATGCATCTGTACAGCATGAAGCTGTAGTGAGTGTTGATGCAGAAATGAAGATGGAGGGAAGGAGTCCTATTGTTTCACCAGTTGAACCTTTCTTGATGGTATGTATGGAAGTTGAGTCCAAATCACACGTTGATGATGTGGTCGAGCAAAAAGATACTGGAGGATCGGCTGATGTGTCGAAAAAGGAAGTGGATGTTTCATTACTGGTGCCTGAGACTGGGTCAAGGAATAGACAGCAGTCGGTAGACTTAGGTGCAACTAACAGTGGCACAATTTGCTCTGTAAGTGATTCCGAGGCAGATGCAAATGCTTTGCACCCAGGAAGTAAAGATGATGTTTGCCCCAGATCGACATTTGCCCCCATCTACCACCATCAGATACAACTGGATTTACTCCCATGTCTACAGAATAAACCTCAGGGCTTCTCATTGAAGCAGGAGAATCCCCATTCTGTACCATTGAACTCATTGTTGCCTGATCCATCTTCTGCTTGCTTTGAGGGCCCCCGTCTTGTAGCTTCCCAGGCTACTTCGAATTTTGAGGAGCAGGGGAACAAGCGACATCAGAATCCTGTAGCCAGAGAGCTGTACCAGGTTGATCAGCCCTTGCATATGATGAGAAATCCATCACTGAATCAGGTCGATCAGCCCTTGCATATTCTCAGAGGTTATCCGCTGCAGGTGTTAAATCCTGTCGAGAAAGAAGCAGATCCTCTGATCGGCGAGAATGCAGTTTTCATGGAAAGCCACCCCAAGAGAAATGGGGTTTCCCAATCGAATCAGTTCTTTACATCAGAGATGTATGGCGACCATTGCAATGGTTCAAACCTTTCCCATTTGACGCCAGGGGTACTATTTCCCCCAAGGAATGAGGCCCAACCAGAAGCTCAGCTAAAACATTGCTCTCAGAATTCTTGCTCTGAGCCTGAGGAGCAGGCACACCCAACTGGGGATGTCAAACTGTTTGGGAAAATTATCTGCCATCCGTCGTCCTCACAAAAATCGAATTCTTCTTCACATGACTGCAACAGCAAGCCCTCCTCGCCGAAAATGAACAGGTCTTCGAATTTGAAATCATCAAATGGTGGAAGAGCTGGTGCACTGTTTGCATCTAGGCCTGGAAGTAGTGGCCACGGGGGTCTGGGGGAACTGCCGCTAAGAAGTTATGGCTTCTGGGATGGGAATAGAATACAGGCTGGGTTCTCATCCTTGCCAGACTCTGCTGTTATGCTGGCAAAATATCAAGGATCACTGGCAGGAATGTCATTTTACTCAGCCAAAGAGAGTGTTCCCAGCCGCAATAGGATTTTGACGGACTATCAGCAGTCTTATATGCAGCACCTGTCATCGGACGAGAAGCGGCTTCAGAGCTTCTGTGAGCTGCAGAAGAGGAATGGGATTGAGACGGTTTCAGGGTTCCAGCAGCAAGGGAGGGTTGCAAGGTTAGGATCCAACATGGTGGGGGGAGGAATACTCGGCAGCGGCAGCGGCGGTGGTGGCGGCAGTGGTGGTGGAGGGGTGTCAGATCCTGTGGCTGCCTTAAAAATGCATTATGCCGCAAGGGCCAAGGTGCTTAGCGGTGAATTAGAGTCATGGAGGGGAGATATTGGTGGGAGATAG